One segment of Amycolatopsis alba DSM 44262 DNA contains the following:
- a CDS encoding asparagine synthetase A: MTGTSPTALPPGTREHLTSPVTQAALRIQNSITAGTREYLGMNGFVELQPPMIGPVTDPGCRGAKQVDVDYYGHKYKMMTSVILYKQASLLAFDKIFYVAPNVRLEPLETSTTGRHLVEFTQIDVEVARASREDVLDLAQGLLRHVVTYTLRESKVDLATLGRDQDAFTALLEEDFERMTHREAVSRLQGLRHGQSADAEIDWQGERIISEQTNRPFFIVDYPKGSRGFTDGESSTEPGVLRNFDLVAAEGFGELCSGGERTHEYRRLIERMRETGENPAKYAWYLDLAREGLPPSAGFGMGLERVTRYLAGLDAVWQANAYPKLPGIATP; encoded by the coding sequence ATGACCGGTACATCGCCAACGGCACTGCCGCCGGGCACCCGCGAGCATCTGACGTCACCGGTGACGCAGGCGGCGTTGCGCATCCAGAACAGCATCACCGCGGGCACCCGCGAGTACCTGGGCATGAACGGGTTCGTGGAGCTCCAGCCGCCGATGATCGGGCCGGTCACCGACCCCGGCTGCCGCGGCGCCAAACAGGTCGACGTCGACTACTACGGGCACAAGTACAAGATGATGACCAGTGTCATCCTGTACAAGCAGGCGTCGCTGCTCGCGTTCGACAAGATCTTCTACGTCGCTCCGAACGTGCGGCTGGAGCCGCTGGAGACCTCGACCACCGGACGGCATCTGGTGGAGTTCACGCAGATCGACGTCGAGGTGGCCCGTGCGAGCCGTGAGGACGTGCTGGACCTGGCGCAGGGCCTGCTCCGGCACGTGGTCACGTACACGCTGCGAGAGTCCAAAGTGGACCTGGCGACGCTCGGCCGCGACCAGGACGCGTTCACGGCGTTGCTGGAGGAGGACTTCGAGCGGATGACGCACCGCGAGGCGGTGTCGCGGTTGCAGGGGCTGAGGCACGGGCAGAGCGCCGACGCGGAGATCGACTGGCAGGGCGAGCGGATCATCTCCGAGCAGACGAACCGGCCGTTCTTCATCGTCGACTACCCGAAGGGCTCGCGCGGGTTCACCGACGGCGAGTCGAGCACCGAGCCGGGGGTGCTGCGGAACTTCGACCTCGTCGCCGCGGAAGGGTTCGGAGAGCTCTGCAGCGGTGGTGAGCGCACGCACGAGTACCGCCGGCTGATCGAACGGATGCGGGAGACGGGGGAGAACCCGGCGAAGTACGCCTGGTACCTCGATCTCGCGCGCGAGGGACTGCCGCCGAGCGCGGGCTTCGGGATGGGGCTGGAGCGGGTGACGCGTTACCTCGCCGGGCTGGACGCGGTCTGGCAGGCGAACGCGTACCCGAAGCTGCCTGGGATCGCGACGCCGTGA